Proteins encoded together in one Lutra lutra chromosome 4, mLutLut1.2, whole genome shotgun sequence window:
- the LOC125098186 gene encoding LOW QUALITY PROTEIN: S-formylglutathione hydrolase-like (The sequence of the model RefSeq protein was modified relative to this genomic sequence to represent the inferred CDS: deleted 1 base in 1 codon): protein MRLIFTNKGRMALKEISSNKCFEGLQKVFEHDSVELSCKMKFGIYLPPKAETEKCPALYWLSGLTCTEQNFISKAGYQQAASEHGLIIIAPDTSPRGCNIKGEDESWDFGTGAGFYVDATEDPWKTNYRMYSYVTEELPWLINANFPVDPQRMSIFGHSMEGHGALICALKNPGKYKSVSAFAPICNPVLCPWGKKAFSGYLGTDQSKWKAYDATHLVKSYPGSQLDILIDQGKDDQFLTDGQLLPDNFIAACTEKKVPVVFRLQEGYDHSYYFIATFITDHIRHHAKYLNA from the exons ATGAGATTAATCTTTACTAATAAAGGAAGAATGGCATTGAAGGAGATTTCCAGCAACAAGTGCTTTGAAGGGTTGCAGAAAGTTTTTGAACATGACAGTGTTGAACTGAGCTGCAAAATGAAATTTGGTATCTATTTACCAccaaaggcagaaactgaaaAATGCCCTGCACTGTATTGGCTGTCTGGTTTGACTTGCACAGAACAAAATTTTATATCAAAGGCTGGTTATCAGCAAGCAGCCTCCGAACATGGCCTCATCATCATTGCTCCAGATACCAGTCCTCGGGGCTGCAATATTAAAGGAGAAGATGAGAGCTGGGACTTTGGCACCGGTGCTGGATTTTATGTGGATGCCACTGAAGATCCTTGGAAAACTAACTACAGAATGTACTCTTATGTAACTGAGGAGCTTCCCTGGCTCATAAATGCCAATTTTCCAGTGGACCCCCAAAGGATGTCTATTTTTGGCCACTCCATGGAAGGCCATGGAGCTCTGATTTGTGCTTTGAAGAATCCTGGAAAGTACAAATCTGTGTCGGCATTTGCTCCCATTTGCAACCCAGTGCTCTGTCCTTGGGGC AAAAAAGCCTTTAGTGGATATTTGGGAACAGATCAAAGTAAATGGAAGGCTTATGATGCTACCCACCTTGTGAAGTCCTACCCAGGTTCTCAGCTGGACATACTGATTGATCAAGGGAAAGATGACCAGTTCCTTACAGATGGACAGTTACTACCTGATAACTTCATAGCTGCCTGTACTGAAAAGAAAGTCCCTGTTGTTTTTAGACTACAAGAGGGTTATGATCATAGCTACTACTTCATTGCAACCTTTATTACCGATCACATCAGACATCATGCAAAATACCTGAATGCATGA